In Natronococcus occultus SP4, the following proteins share a genomic window:
- a CDS encoding DUF7350 domain-containing protein, whose product MRRRDVLAAGGLSLSLAGCLDVLEREDAWRELVVDPPGGVYVPPKVDEMLPLGDATVDGLAVSLAATRPHSFWTVAGEERTRADVREHHDVHLMATVADAETGLPVPTSVETTVRGPEERIDGRALWPMLSQRMGFHYGDNVPLGGDGPRTVTVKIDPADVEATGGLADRLETARTVDVEFEYAAEEIESLERRLIDEDEGRGEAGAVEPMAHDHGSESGHDHESGNGHGQHENHDDHGDAREPILEDAVDAWLGTARSGDLEFGIGLDDSDGDEIAVVVSVHTRHNEFPVPFAGLSVAPVRDGSPGETTALTERLDAELGHHYGAVLERERLEATAELAVVLDATPQLSRHEGYETAFFDREPATLAIDLE is encoded by the coding sequence ATGCGACGCCGCGACGTCCTCGCAGCCGGCGGGCTCTCGCTGTCGCTCGCGGGCTGTCTCGACGTCCTCGAGCGCGAGGACGCCTGGCGCGAGCTCGTCGTCGATCCGCCCGGCGGCGTCTACGTCCCGCCGAAAGTCGACGAGATGCTCCCGCTGGGCGACGCGACCGTCGACGGCCTTGCAGTCTCGCTGGCGGCGACGCGGCCCCACTCGTTCTGGACGGTCGCGGGCGAGGAGCGGACGCGCGCGGACGTCCGGGAGCACCACGACGTTCACCTGATGGCGACGGTTGCCGACGCCGAGACCGGGCTCCCCGTTCCGACGTCGGTCGAGACGACGGTCCGAGGCCCCGAGGAGCGAATCGACGGGCGCGCCCTGTGGCCGATGCTCTCCCAGCGGATGGGGTTTCACTACGGCGACAACGTTCCGCTGGGCGGGGACGGCCCCCGTACCGTGACGGTCAAGATCGACCCGGCGGACGTCGAGGCGACCGGTGGACTCGCCGATCGACTCGAAACCGCCCGGACCGTCGACGTCGAGTTCGAGTACGCGGCCGAGGAGATCGAGTCGCTCGAGCGGCGACTGATCGACGAGGACGAGGGGCGAGGCGAGGCCGGGGCGGTCGAGCCGATGGCCCACGACCACGGATCGGAGAGCGGCCACGACCACGAGTCGGGGAACGGCCACGGCCAACACGAGAACCACGACGACCACGGAGACGCTCGAGAACCGATCCTCGAGGACGCCGTCGACGCGTGGCTCGGCACCGCCCGCAGCGGGGATCTCGAGTTCGGCATCGGCCTCGACGACTCGGACGGCGACGAGATCGCCGTGGTCGTGAGCGTGCACACTCGGCACAACGAGTTCCCGGTTCCGTTCGCGGGACTGTCGGTCGCCCCGGTTCGGGACGGGTCGCCCGGGGAGACGACGGCGCTCACGGAGCGACTCGACGCCGAACTGGGTCACCACTACGGCGCCGTCCTCGAGCGCGAGCGGCTCGAGGCGACGGCGGAGCTGGCAGTGGTCCTCGACGCGACGCCACAGCTCTCACGTCACGAGGGGTACGAGACGGCGTTTTTCGACCGCGAACCCGCGACGCTGGCGATCGACCTCGAGTAG
- the truD gene encoding tRNA pseudouridine(13) synthase TruD, whose product MRPAHPTEQAVGIDHYVSDADGVGGRLRTEDAHFRVRELERFGTEPLESSTDAYPHLVFRATLRGWDTNDFASRLSDALGISRERVNWAGTKDKYAVTTQLFSVYGAEPEELPDVDGADLEVLGRAGRNLEFGDLAGNAFEIVVADPDRPGNAEPITDALREFGGLDRRRGGEEGDGKETPIGVPNFFGQQRFGSRRPVTHKVGLEIVRGNWEGAVMAYLGNPTDAEPEGTQEARAFVDRELRRSSDSSSGERRDPGDWQEALERIPNRLRYERSMCHALAELDEEPGPEEFRAALERVPSNLQRLFVHAAQSYAFNRMLSERLERGLPFDRPVAGDVVCFADSDAPEGLVLPDTDRLQRVDERRVDSVTRHCERGRAFVTAPLVGTETELADGEQGEIERDVLADLELAPEDFDLPGEFHSTGTRRAVLVRTALELDREPLTISFALPKGSYATVVAREYLKVDPIDLG is encoded by the coding sequence ATGCGCCCAGCCCATCCTACAGAGCAGGCCGTCGGGATCGACCACTACGTCAGCGACGCCGACGGCGTCGGCGGCCGCCTCCGCACCGAGGACGCCCACTTTCGCGTGCGCGAGCTCGAGCGCTTCGGGACCGAGCCCCTCGAGTCCTCGACCGACGCCTACCCCCACCTCGTGTTCCGGGCGACGCTTCGGGGGTGGGACACCAACGACTTCGCTTCCAGGCTCTCCGACGCCCTGGGAATCTCCCGGGAGCGAGTGAACTGGGCCGGCACGAAGGACAAGTACGCCGTGACCACGCAGCTGTTCTCGGTCTACGGCGCCGAGCCCGAGGAGTTGCCCGACGTCGACGGCGCCGATCTCGAGGTGCTTGGTCGGGCGGGACGGAACCTCGAGTTCGGGGATCTGGCGGGCAACGCCTTCGAGATCGTCGTCGCCGACCCCGATCGGCCCGGGAACGCCGAGCCGATCACCGACGCGCTCCGCGAGTTCGGCGGGCTCGATCGCCGACGGGGCGGAGAGGAGGGCGACGGAAAGGAAACGCCGATCGGCGTCCCCAACTTCTTCGGCCAACAGCGCTTCGGCAGCCGTCGCCCGGTCACCCACAAAGTGGGCCTCGAGATCGTCCGCGGGAACTGGGAGGGAGCCGTGATGGCGTACCTGGGGAACCCGACCGACGCGGAGCCCGAGGGGACACAGGAGGCTCGTGCCTTCGTCGACCGCGAACTCCGACGGAGTTCGGATTCTTCGAGCGGGGAGCGACGCGACCCGGGAGACTGGCAGGAGGCCCTCGAGCGGATTCCCAACCGCCTGCGCTACGAGCGCTCGATGTGTCACGCGCTGGCCGAACTCGATGAGGAGCCCGGTCCCGAGGAGTTCCGCGCGGCCCTCGAGCGGGTCCCCTCGAACCTCCAGCGGCTGTTCGTCCACGCCGCCCAGTCGTACGCCTTCAACCGGATGCTGAGCGAGCGCCTCGAGCGCGGGCTCCCGTTCGACCGCCCCGTCGCCGGCGATGTCGTCTGTTTCGCGGATTCGGACGCCCCCGAAGGGCTCGTCCTGCCCGACACCGATCGCCTCCAGCGGGTCGACGAGCGCCGGGTCGACTCCGTCACACGCCACTGCGAGCGCGGCCGCGCCTTCGTCACCGCGCCGCTTGTCGGCACCGAGACCGAGCTGGCCGACGGCGAGCAAGGCGAGATCGAACGCGACGTCCTCGCGGACCTCGAGCTCGCACCCGAGGACTTCGATCTCCCCGGCGAGTTCCACTCGACGGGCACGCGTCGGGCCGTCCTCGTCCGGACGGCGCTTGAACTCGACCGCGAGCCGCTGACGATCTCCTTCGCTCTGCCGAAGGGGTCGTACGCGACCGTCGTCGCGCGGGAGTACCTGAAGGTCGATCCGATCGACCTCGGCTGA
- a CDS encoding KEOPS complex subunit Pcc1 → MSAHGATLEFEYDEPARARIVAESVAREIGEIDDERSATTIDREDALVRIEIEAADPVALRAALNTWFSLIEVAERVADVGDRAHASSGT, encoded by the coding sequence GTGTCCGCCCACGGCGCGACCCTCGAGTTCGAGTACGACGAGCCGGCTCGGGCCCGCATCGTCGCCGAATCGGTCGCCCGCGAGATCGGCGAGATCGACGACGAGCGCTCGGCGACGACGATCGATCGCGAGGACGCCCTCGTCCGTATCGAGATCGAGGCCGCGGATCCCGTTGCGCTCCGCGCGGCGCTGAACACCTGGTTCTCGCTGATCGAGGTCGCCGAGCGGGTCGCTGACGTCGGCGACCGGGCGCACGCGTCGTCAGGGACGTAG
- a CDS encoding eL43 family ribosomal protein yields MGNQEVGSAGRFGARYGRVARRRVSEIEDDMENAEVDGDSVTRVGTGIWKNEETGEVFTGGAYRPETPAGRTVQRSIRAALAEDE; encoded by the coding sequence ATGGGTAATCAAGAAGTCGGCAGCGCGGGCCGTTTTGGCGCACGCTACGGTCGCGTCGCTCGACGCCGCGTCAGCGAGATCGAAGACGACATGGAAAACGCCGAGGTCGACGGGGACAGCGTCACCCGCGTCGGCACCGGTATCTGGAAGAACGAAGAGACCGGCGAGGTCTTCACGGGCGGTGCCTACCGGCCGGAGACCCCCGCAGGTCGCACCGTCCAGCGCTCGATCCGCGCTGCGCTGGCCGAGGACGAATAA
- a CDS encoding prefoldin subunit beta encodes MQGNLPPEAQEKIEQLQGLQETAQEVAVQKQQAETNLEEAESALDELDNIDEETTMYRNVGELFVETDYDTAEDDLEEKVDSLEIRLETLEKQEERVQEQFEELQDELEEMLGGAGGGMGGGPAGPGGPGAGGA; translated from the coding sequence ATGCAAGGAAACCTGCCGCCGGAAGCACAGGAGAAAATCGAACAGCTCCAGGGCCTTCAGGAGACCGCCCAGGAAGTCGCCGTCCAGAAACAGCAGGCCGAGACGAACCTCGAGGAAGCCGAGAGCGCCCTCGACGAGCTCGACAACATCGACGAGGAGACGACGATGTACCGCAACGTCGGCGAGCTGTTCGTCGAGACCGACTACGACACGGCCGAGGACGACCTCGAGGAGAAGGTCGACTCCCTCGAGATCCGACTCGAGACCCTCGAGAAACAGGAAGAGCGCGTCCAGGAGCAGTTCGAGGAGCTTCAGGACGAGCTCGAGGAGATGCTCGGCGGCGCTGGCGGCGGTATGGGCGGCGGTCCGGCCGGTCCGGGCGGCCCCGGTGCCGGCGGCGCGTAG
- a CDS encoding DUF2243 domain-containing protein produces the protein MTTASGAASSRRVLLAGGTTGFGFGAVIDVVIFHLTLQTHHLLSGIYDPYSLDGMRTNVMFDGLFLFAMLGVMGVGLGLTWRLVNGTDVRLSTTYLVGAIVVGAGAFNVFDGVVSHYVLDLHNVVHGTEAWNPHWLAVSVLMLAVGLLVLRFADGHTARSD, from the coding sequence ATGACGACTGCTTCCGGAGCCGCGAGCTCGCGGCGCGTCCTGCTCGCGGGCGGAACGACCGGGTTCGGGTTCGGTGCGGTTATCGACGTCGTGATCTTCCATCTCACCCTGCAGACTCACCACCTGCTGTCGGGAATCTACGATCCGTACAGCCTCGACGGGATGCGCACGAACGTCATGTTCGACGGGCTGTTCCTGTTTGCCATGCTCGGGGTTATGGGCGTCGGGCTCGGCCTCACCTGGCGGCTCGTCAACGGCACCGACGTCCGGCTCTCGACGACGTACCTCGTCGGTGCGATCGTCGTCGGCGCGGGCGCGTTCAACGTCTTCGACGGCGTCGTCAGCCACTACGTCCTCGATCTTCACAACGTCGTCCACGGCACGGAAGCCTGGAACCCCCACTGGCTCGCGGTGAGCGTGCTCATGCTCGCCGTCGGACTCCTCGTGCTCCGGTTCGCCGACGGCCACACGGCCCGGAGCGACTGA
- the pth2 gene encoding peptidyl-tRNA hydrolase Pth2 — MKQAIVARTDIGMGQGKLAAQVAHASLSAYENADDRARNQWKSGGQKKVVLKGESERQLHELSEIADSRGLPNALIRDAGHTQLESGTVTALAVGPGDEDVVDRVTGELSLF, encoded by the coding sequence ATGAAACAGGCCATCGTCGCCCGCACCGACATCGGCATGGGACAGGGAAAGCTCGCCGCGCAGGTCGCCCACGCCTCGCTGTCGGCCTACGAGAACGCCGACGACCGCGCTCGCAATCAGTGGAAATCCGGCGGCCAGAAGAAGGTCGTCCTCAAGGGGGAGAGTGAGCGCCAGCTCCACGAGCTCTCGGAGATCGCCGACAGCCGCGGACTGCCAAACGCCCTGATCCGGGACGCAGGCCACACCCAGCTCGAGTCGGGCACCGTCACCGCGCTGGCGGTCGGCCCCGGCGACGAGGACGTCGTCGATCGAGTCACCGGGGAGCTCTCACTGTTCTGA
- a CDS encoding DUF2103 domain-containing protein produces MECRHCGSSLEKPGDFCLRCREENTAAIVLEAGRERATLTMLADEDADDPVIAETTITTTPEDGENEVVELRNFAGLLADEIRRKRPDEVYASGERDVVRAVRRDVHHSFYRVDDEDPVADVLERRGNRALEVVETPPAEKIGGSHSTLIGGRTGMRAIQTVAGHPHVKKVIPGPIDAGGKGSQSGLRAKVTRADDGGNVRMLIRDGSSVQENRVVTTAPNRELGERIRDDLNDVLTDAEFQ; encoded by the coding sequence ATGGAGTGTCGCCACTGTGGCTCGTCCCTCGAGAAACCCGGCGACTTCTGTCTGCGCTGTCGGGAGGAGAACACGGCGGCGATCGTGCTAGAGGCGGGTCGCGAGCGGGCGACGCTGACGATGCTGGCCGACGAGGACGCGGACGACCCCGTGATCGCCGAGACGACGATCACCACCACGCCGGAGGACGGCGAGAACGAGGTCGTCGAGCTGCGGAACTTCGCGGGGCTGCTGGCCGACGAGATCCGACGCAAGCGTCCCGACGAGGTCTACGCCAGCGGCGAGCGAGACGTCGTTCGCGCGGTCAGACGCGACGTCCACCACTCCTTCTACCGAGTCGACGACGAGGATCCCGTCGCTGACGTCCTCGAACGGCGCGGGAATCGTGCGCTCGAGGTCGTCGAGACCCCGCCCGCCGAGAAGATCGGCGGCAGCCACTCGACGCTAATCGGCGGCCGCACCGGGATGCGGGCGATCCAGACCGTCGCGGGCCACCCTCACGTCAAGAAGGTCATTCCGGGGCCGATCGACGCGGGCGGGAAGGGCTCGCAGTCGGGGCTGCGAGCGAAGGTGACCCGCGCCGACGACGGGGGTAACGTGCGGATGCTCATCCGGGACGGCTCGAGCGTTCAAGAGAACCGGGTCGTCACGACCGCGCCGAACCGGGAGCTGGGCGAACGGATCCGCGACGACCTCAACGACGTGCTGACCGACGCGGAGTTCCAGTAG
- a CDS encoding COG1470 family protein has protein sequence MRRRRYLAAGGSLAATLTGGVAALEWGVTSRVGSALEDDGQVGVRILETNAPVEGGTLLEVTVELENAGTESARPTVESFVDGDRHSAVTTTVDASDTATVDLGGYRTAPVEADERISVRAETEDDADERAVDVLAVPELDPGGIEPDPEIAIRPGTTVLFEVESDALGEYGGRTQWFVDGEYVGWSMGPWYSAYYSHRGVDYWQQTFESPGTREVTAAVGDDDETSRATWTVEVTEIGTAAPSLDEHRPTEESLEVVRGEPTELELDVSQPDGALERVVWWLGHSDTVLDTTDVSGTEDTTSIGLAGGCYACPIVVWVIGEDGAVASENPWVIDEVGDPDDTLDVTITETNDPIDAGEVLEVTADVENATADERSGEADLIVGHDPELVDSQSLTVDGGGTETVDLEFETAVVRRTQTFPARVEVEDVADERTVEVVGTEDVALDVTIAETNAPVRTGEFLEVVAELENAHDSERHSEVQLVVGHDPDVVETRVVSVEPGATETITMGYETAVVEREQEFPVRVETDGDADEIPVFVYVDEPPVLVSVSETNDPVAAGEFLEVTVELENTADSETTREIDLVVGHDPQLVDSRSVTVDGGATETITLGYETALVRRTQEFPIRVASDGDAAVRDVEVIGTDDAAVDVTITGSNDPVDAGEVLEVTADVENEGEGAVTQDLEFIVGHDPTAVDTASVRIEPGETETVELDFETAPVENDQEFPVRVESSVTADERTVLVRGVADGEVEIEFVDCTEAAVAGSFEDGDDLTAETLFVDSAGVGNAHWGITVGDDVDAPFSGTVRVRVGEENRVVDRTDDELVLELASAGFGSTIGSIIVNWFDPDERRESNPLDCMDERRPDRPTISLEDVEAVTADRYAVTFGYENPNALGLAGGAFVEGTTPDEPPTLEPGEGSFRVEWTPETDAERLVWEVGLERYLYDESLRAETEPAGEYPALEPATFTIPTLDVTDPVPAGEVLEATAEVENVGDEAGETVVQLDTDLQQGLDTRSVSLAPTESESVTLTYRTGREDVGERTVTASIDDDSASVRVTVADPEPEEPDDEPPDEDPPVDPPEEGPDEAPAEDAPDDQPAESAAEEAEQDPDDRPPAESSEEGA, from the coding sequence ATGCGGCGACGGCGATATCTCGCTGCCGGGGGAAGTCTGGCGGCAACGCTCACGGGCGGTGTGGCAGCGCTCGAATGGGGGGTCACGAGCCGGGTGGGAAGCGCCCTCGAGGACGACGGGCAGGTCGGCGTTCGGATCCTGGAGACGAACGCGCCGGTCGAGGGCGGGACGCTGCTCGAGGTGACCGTCGAACTCGAGAACGCCGGCACCGAGTCGGCGAGACCGACCGTCGAGAGCTTCGTCGACGGCGATCGTCACTCGGCAGTCACGACGACGGTCGACGCCAGCGATACCGCGACAGTCGATCTCGGCGGCTACCGAACCGCCCCGGTCGAAGCGGACGAGCGGATCTCCGTACGGGCCGAGACCGAGGACGACGCGGACGAGCGGGCGGTCGACGTGCTCGCGGTCCCGGAGCTCGATCCCGGAGGGATCGAGCCGGATCCGGAGATTGCGATTCGACCGGGGACGACGGTTCTCTTCGAGGTCGAATCCGACGCGCTCGGCGAGTACGGCGGCCGAACGCAGTGGTTCGTCGACGGCGAGTACGTCGGGTGGTCGATGGGGCCCTGGTACAGCGCGTACTACAGCCACCGAGGTGTAGACTACTGGCAGCAGACGTTCGAGTCGCCGGGCACTCGCGAGGTTACCGCAGCCGTCGGTGACGACGACGAGACGTCCCGGGCGACGTGGACGGTCGAGGTGACGGAGATCGGAACCGCAGCCCCGTCCCTCGATGAGCACCGACCGACCGAGGAGTCGCTTGAAGTGGTTCGCGGCGAACCGACGGAACTCGAACTGGACGTGAGCCAGCCGGACGGCGCCCTCGAGCGCGTCGTTTGGTGGCTCGGTCACTCGGACACTGTCCTGGACACGACCGACGTCAGCGGAACCGAAGACACGACGTCGATCGGCCTCGCGGGAGGCTGCTACGCCTGCCCGATCGTCGTCTGGGTGATCGGCGAGGACGGGGCCGTCGCGTCCGAGAATCCGTGGGTAATCGACGAGGTCGGCGACCCCGACGACACCCTGGACGTGACGATCACCGAGACGAACGACCCCATCGACGCGGGCGAGGTGCTCGAGGTGACTGCCGACGTCGAGAACGCGACCGCCGACGAGCGATCGGGGGAGGCGGACCTGATCGTCGGTCACGACCCGGAGCTGGTCGACAGTCAGTCGCTGACGGTCGACGGCGGAGGCACCGAGACGGTCGACCTGGAGTTCGAGACCGCCGTGGTTCGCCGAACCCAGACGTTCCCTGCACGGGTCGAAGTCGAGGACGTCGCCGACGAACGGACGGTCGAGGTGGTCGGAACCGAGGACGTCGCGCTCGACGTGACGATCGCCGAGACCAACGCGCCGGTCCGAACGGGGGAGTTCCTCGAGGTGGTCGCCGAACTCGAGAACGCCCACGATTCCGAACGTCACTCCGAGGTGCAACTCGTCGTCGGCCACGATCCGGACGTGGTCGAGACGAGGGTCGTCTCGGTGGAGCCGGGCGCGACAGAGACGATCACGATGGGGTACGAGACGGCCGTCGTCGAGCGAGAGCAGGAGTTCCCCGTGCGAGTCGAGACCGACGGCGACGCGGACGAAATCCCGGTGTTCGTCTACGTCGACGAGCCGCCCGTTCTCGTGAGCGTTTCCGAGACGAACGATCCGGTTGCCGCGGGCGAGTTCCTCGAGGTCACCGTGGAGCTCGAGAATACCGCGGATTCGGAAACGACGCGGGAGATCGACCTCGTCGTGGGCCACGACCCGCAGCTCGTCGATTCCCGCTCGGTGACGGTCGACGGCGGGGCGACCGAGACGATCACGCTGGGGTACGAAACCGCGCTCGTCCGGCGAACTCAGGAGTTCCCCATCCGCGTTGCGAGCGACGGCGACGCGGCCGTTCGCGACGTCGAGGTTATCGGAACGGACGACGCTGCCGTCGACGTGACGATCACGGGGAGCAACGATCCCGTCGACGCGGGCGAGGTGCTCGAGGTGACCGCTGACGTCGAGAACGAGGGCGAGGGCGCGGTCACGCAGGACCTCGAGTTCATCGTCGGCCACGATCCGACGGCCGTGGACACCGCGTCCGTGCGGATCGAGCCCGGGGAAACCGAAACGGTCGAGCTAGATTTCGAGACGGCACCCGTCGAGAACGACCAGGAGTTTCCGGTGCGCGTCGAGAGCTCCGTCACCGCGGACGAGCGAACGGTCCTCGTCCGCGGCGTCGCCGACGGGGAAGTCGAGATCGAGTTCGTCGATTGTACGGAGGCTGCGGTCGCCGGCAGCTTCGAGGACGGCGACGACCTAACTGCGGAGACGCTCTTCGTGGATTCGGCCGGCGTCGGGAACGCACACTGGGGGATCACGGTCGGCGACGATGTCGACGCGCCGTTTTCGGGGACGGTCCGCGTCCGGGTCGGCGAGGAGAACCGAGTCGTCGACCGAACCGACGACGAACTCGTCCTCGAGCTGGCGTCGGCCGGATTCGGTTCGACCATCGGCTCGATCATCGTCAACTGGTTCGATCCGGACGAACGTCGCGAATCCAACCCGCTCGACTGCATGGACGAGCGCCGACCCGATCGGCCGACGATCTCCCTCGAGGACGTCGAAGCCGTCACCGCCGACCGCTATGCCGTGACGTTCGGCTACGAGAACCCGAACGCCCTCGGGCTGGCGGGCGGGGCGTTCGTCGAGGGAACGACGCCGGACGAGCCGCCCACGCTCGAACCCGGGGAGGGCTCGTTTCGCGTCGAGTGGACACCGGAGACCGACGCGGAGCGTCTCGTCTGGGAGGTCGGCCTCGAGCGGTACCTCTACGACGAGTCGCTCCGGGCAGAGACGGAGCCCGCCGGGGAGTACCCCGCTCTCGAGCCGGCGACGTTTACGATACCGACGCTTGACGTGACCGACCCGGTTCCGGCTGGGGAGGTGCTCGAGGCGACGGCCGAGGTCGAAAACGTCGGCGACGAGGCCGGCGAGACCGTCGTCCAGCTGGATACGGACCTGCAGCAGGGTCTCGATACCCGGTCCGTTTCGCTCGCTCCGACTGAGTCCGAGTCCGTCACGCTGACGTACCGAACGGGACGGGAAGACGTCGGCGAACGAACCGTTACCGCGAGCATCGACGACGACAGCGCGTCGGTTCGGGTTACCGTAGCCGACCCCGAACCGGAGGAACCCGACGACGAGCCGCCGGACGAGGATCCTCCGGTCGACCCGCCCGAGGAGGGACCGGACGAAGCCCCTGCGGAGGACGCTCCGGACGACCAGCCGGCGGAGTCGGCGGCAGAGGAAGCCGAACAGGACCCCGACGATCGACCGCCGGCAGAATCGTCCGAGGAGGGGGCCTGA
- a CDS encoding YIP1 family protein: MTRSTPLVDPDGYFARTDAFSLQRAVGLVLAYWLGSLAVDLGWWLAGDLAGDPVTVLSALQHLEATLLYWVVPTIVLYGLVLAVGAEGEPAETLALAAWGLVPLLVGLATFNLALAALATLGVDPGAIPSDPDVWLFVPLALLACGWAAYVWRGGLAVGFSLERSTATATALLAGGVCAALLVVPVLG; the protein is encoded by the coding sequence GTGACGCGGTCGACCCCACTCGTCGATCCCGACGGCTACTTCGCTCGCACGGACGCCTTCTCGCTGCAGCGAGCGGTCGGACTCGTCCTCGCGTACTGGCTCGGCTCGCTCGCCGTCGATCTCGGCTGGTGGCTCGCCGGTGACCTCGCTGGCGACCCAGTGACGGTGCTCTCTGCGCTTCAACATCTCGAGGCGACGCTGCTGTACTGGGTCGTACCGACGATCGTCCTCTACGGGCTCGTCCTCGCGGTCGGCGCCGAGGGCGAGCCGGCCGAGACGCTGGCGCTCGCGGCCTGGGGGCTCGTTCCCCTGCTGGTCGGGTTGGCTACCTTCAACCTCGCGCTCGCCGCGCTCGCGACCCTCGGCGTCGATCCGGGCGCGATTCCGTCGGACCCCGACGTCTGGCTGTTCGTCCCGCTCGCGCTCCTTGCCTGCGGCTGGGCCGCCTACGTCTGGCGCGGCGGGCTGGCGGTCGGATTCAGCCTCGAGCGATCGACCGCTACCGCGACTGCCCTGCTGGCGGGCGGGGTCTGTGCGGCGCTGCTCGTCGTCCCCGTCCTCGGCTGA
- a CDS encoding alpha/beta hydrolase, which produces MTDDPHGGQPIERAGADLDEAAAAMILVHGRGARARGMLGLADEIGRDDVAYLAPQAARRTWYPNSFLAEIESNQPHLGSAIELLGDVLDEVTDEDGDGGVPLERTVLLGFSQGGCLATEYAARNANRYGGVVALSGGLIGPEGTPREYEGSMDGTPVFAGCGDQDPHIPVERVAETARVFEELEADVEKRIYEGVGHTVLEDELEYVRGLVADVAER; this is translated from the coding sequence ATGACCGACGATCCACACGGCGGACAGCCGATCGAACGGGCCGGGGCCGACCTCGACGAGGCCGCGGCGGCGATGATTCTGGTCCACGGCCGCGGCGCCCGGGCACGTGGCATGCTCGGGCTCGCCGACGAGATCGGGCGCGACGACGTCGCCTACCTCGCCCCGCAGGCGGCCCGGCGGACCTGGTACCCCAACTCCTTTCTCGCCGAGATCGAGTCCAACCAGCCCCATCTCGGGTCGGCGATCGAGCTGCTCGGGGACGTCCTCGATGAGGTGACGGACGAGGACGGCGACGGGGGTGTCCCCCTCGAGCGGACAGTACTGCTTGGGTTCTCGCAGGGGGGCTGTCTCGCGACGGAGTACGCCGCCCGGAACGCCAACCGCTACGGCGGGGTCGTCGCCCTGAGCGGCGGGTTGATCGGCCCCGAGGGGACGCCGCGGGAGTACGAGGGATCGATGGACGGAACGCCCGTCTTCGCCGGCTGCGGCGATCAGGACCCCCACATCCCGGTCGAGCGCGTCGCGGAGACCGCCCGCGTCTTCGAGGAGCTCGAGGCCGACGTCGAGAAGCGGATCTACGAGGGCGTCGGCCACACGGTGCTGGAGGACGAACTCGAGTACGTCCGGGGGCTCGTCGCCGACGTCGCCGAGCGGTAG
- a CDS encoding DNA-directed RNA polymerase subunit P, with amino-acid sequence MSYKCSRCKRDVQLDEYGGVRCPYCGHRVLLKERSRDVKEVDVR; translated from the coding sequence ATGAGCTACAAGTGTTCCCGCTGTAAACGCGACGTCCAGCTCGACGAGTACGGCGGCGTACGGTGTCCCTACTGCGGTCACCGCGTCCTCCTGAAGGAACGCAGCCGCGACGTCAAGGAAGTCGACGTCCGATAG